The Arenicella xantha genome window below encodes:
- a CDS encoding amidase has protein sequence MNFSQYADCDGLQLAQSVKAGEINPQQLLELAYQLVAQLNEPLNAFVSMQTESALEQSRNLDYVADFAGVPLAMKDCVGYVKGVARDFGSRLARGTVIDFDAEVVKRYKAAGLILMGTTNVPEFSSSLTTESQLHGPCRNPWDVSRSSGGSGGGGGAAVAAGIIPIAYGNDGAGSIRVPASCNGVFGLKPSRGRVPTGPRDGEFWYGLMTHHVITRSVRDSALMLDISGGHDTGSPYSAPPKRRPYLHEVSAAPQRLRVAVCDGRAQGINVHPDCLAALDETATLLSDLGHDVVKASVDYSAPELHDHVTTMLAVSMAAELQQTANDRCREIDHTTVERCNLALYQRGLATSGVELTNALQYRTELGRCLGAFMQDWDVMLTPTLAQPPIRLGVLDANSGDLDAYLEQMWRYCPFTPLANVTGVPAMSVPLCWNPNNLPIGMMFTAAYGGEDTLFRLAGELEVARSWHDKHPPLSAWSV, from the coding sequence ATGAACTTTAGCCAATATGCTGACTGCGATGGCCTTCAGTTAGCGCAATCTGTTAAGGCCGGCGAGATCAATCCACAGCAATTGCTCGAGCTTGCTTACCAACTTGTTGCTCAGCTCAATGAGCCATTAAACGCCTTCGTGTCAATGCAAACCGAATCCGCGTTAGAGCAAAGTCGTAACCTAGATTATGTCGCTGATTTTGCTGGCGTTCCATTGGCGATGAAGGATTGCGTGGGCTATGTCAAGGGTGTGGCGCGCGACTTCGGCAGTCGCTTGGCTCGCGGTACGGTGATCGATTTCGATGCTGAGGTTGTCAAGCGCTACAAGGCGGCTGGCCTTATTCTCATGGGTACCACCAATGTACCGGAGTTTTCATCATCGCTGACCACAGAGTCGCAACTGCATGGCCCATGTCGTAATCCATGGGACGTAAGCCGTTCTAGCGGTGGCTCGGGTGGTGGCGGCGGGGCGGCAGTCGCGGCAGGTATAATTCCAATTGCTTACGGTAACGATGGCGCTGGGTCAATTCGTGTACCTGCGTCTTGCAATGGCGTGTTTGGTTTAAAGCCGAGTAGAGGGCGGGTGCCAACTGGTCCAAGAGATGGCGAGTTTTGGTATGGCTTGATGACACATCATGTCATTACTCGTAGTGTACGAGACAGCGCTCTAATGCTGGATATTAGTGGTGGTCATGATACCGGCTCGCCATACTCTGCACCGCCTAAAAGACGCCCTTACTTACACGAGGTGAGTGCGGCACCGCAACGCCTCAGAGTTGCGGTGTGCGATGGTCGTGCGCAAGGGATTAACGTGCACCCAGATTGCCTAGCTGCGCTGGATGAGACCGCGACTTTGCTGAGTGATCTTGGTCATGACGTGGTGAAAGCCTCAGTCGATTACAGCGCGCCAGAGCTACATGATCACGTCACCACGATGTTAGCGGTCTCGATGGCGGCAGAACTCCAGCAGACCGCCAACGACAGGTGCCGAGAAATCGATCACACAACGGTAGAGCGCTGTAACCTTGCGCTCTACCAAAGAGGCTTAGCGACGAGTGGCGTCGAATTAACTAACGCGCTGCAATATCGTACTGAACTGGGTCGGTGCTTGGGCGCATTTATGCAGGACTGGGATGTCATGTTGACACCAACTTTAGCGCAGCCTCCAATTAGGCTGGGCGTGCTGGATGCTAACTCGGGCGATCTTGACGCGTATCTTGAACAAATGTGGCGCTATTGTCCTTTCACGCCGCTGGCGAATGTGACAGGCGTACCCGCTATGAGCGTGCCGCTCTGTTGGAACCCTAATAATTTACCGATCGGCATGATGTTTACCGCTGCGTATGGTGGTGAGGACACATTGTTTCGATTGGCGGGGGAACTCGAAGTCGCTCGTTCTTGGCACGATAAGCATCCTCCTCTAAGCGCTTGGTCGGTGTAG
- a CDS encoding GNAT family N-acetyltransferase has product MKVNGAAESLDEFDRERRLSLFVYQKSIPKIGPFSLRPYNNTADVKLIHAWVNAEHAKFWMLQNTSVEQVATEYEKILATQNTQVYIGCFNQAPVFLFEFYNAEHDDLAEYYDAQQGDYGMHILVAPTQTPLPKFTWHVFKFILEFIFSHAQVQRVVVEPDADNSKIHALNLKAGFRYQGVIEMPTKRARLAFCTRDDFRLAVAEEAES; this is encoded by the coding sequence AGTTTGACCGAGAGAGGAGATTGTCTTTGTTTGTCTACCAAAAAAGTATTCCTAAGATAGGGCCGTTTTCACTTCGCCCCTACAACAATACCGCAGACGTAAAGTTAATCCACGCTTGGGTGAACGCCGAGCATGCTAAATTTTGGATGTTGCAAAACACCAGCGTGGAGCAAGTAGCAACGGAGTACGAAAAAATTTTGGCGACCCAAAACACACAGGTCTACATCGGCTGCTTTAACCAAGCTCCAGTGTTCTTGTTTGAGTTTTATAATGCTGAGCATGATGACCTCGCCGAGTACTACGATGCTCAGCAAGGCGATTACGGTATGCATATTTTAGTTGCGCCGACACAAACCCCGTTGCCTAAGTTCACTTGGCATGTGTTCAAATTTATCCTTGAGTTTATTTTCTCTCACGCACAAGTCCAGCGAGTCGTGGTAGAGCCGGATGCAGATAACTCAAAAATTCACGCCTTGAACCTAAAAGCAGGTTTTCGTTACCAAGGTGTAATCGAGATGCCGACCAAGCGCGCGCGGCTGGCATTTTGTACTCGCGACGACTTCCGTTTGGCTGTAGCCGAAGAGGCTGAATCATGA